From Candidatus Binatia bacterium, the proteins below share one genomic window:
- a CDS encoding methyltransferase domain-containing protein: MHLNVEEAVRSRYSHSARQREDSLCCPTSYDDRYLAILPREIIERDYGCGDPSAYVHEGETALDLGSGGGKICYIAAQIVGPSGRVIGIDMNSDMLALARRYQPEIAQRLGYDNVSFRRGKIQDLRTDLDAMDNHLRQHPVASAADLAEFEHFLAAQRRERPLVADESVDVVVSNCVLNLVRDEDKQALFTEIFRVLRCGGRAVVSDIVSDELVTETLKLDSELWSGCIAGAFQESAFLEAFAVAGFHGVELLKREERPWRTVDGIEFRAVTVSARKGKQGACWDHNQAVIYRGPWSEVRDDDGHTLRRGVPMAVCEKTFGLYTREPYAGDIIPVEPRRPIGPEAATPFDCSRDAMRHPRETKGLDYHATTQPAGACCSATGNGC, encoded by the coding sequence ATGCATCTCAACGTCGAGGAAGCGGTTCGCAGTCGCTACAGCCACAGCGCCCGGCAGCGCGAAGACAGCCTGTGCTGCCCTACCAGCTACGATGATCGCTATCTCGCCATCCTGCCGCGAGAGATCATCGAGCGCGACTACGGATGCGGGGATCCCTCAGCGTACGTGCATGAGGGTGAAACGGCACTCGATCTAGGCTCGGGCGGCGGGAAGATCTGCTACATCGCGGCGCAGATCGTCGGCCCGTCAGGTCGGGTCATCGGCATCGACATGAACAGCGACATGCTGGCATTGGCGCGCCGCTACCAGCCGGAGATCGCGCAGCGCTTGGGGTATGACAACGTTAGCTTCCGTCGCGGCAAGATCCAAGACCTGCGCACCGACCTGGACGCCATGGACAATCACCTGCGGCAGCATCCGGTGGCATCAGCAGCGGACCTCGCAGAGTTTGAGCACTTTCTCGCTGCGCAGCGACGCGAGCGGCCGCTCGTGGCCGACGAGTCGGTAGACGTGGTCGTGTCGAACTGCGTGCTCAACCTGGTGCGTGACGAAGACAAGCAGGCGCTGTTCACCGAAATCTTTCGCGTCTTACGATGTGGCGGCCGCGCGGTCGTCTCCGACATCGTCTCTGACGAGCTCGTTACCGAGACCTTAAAGCTGGACTCGGAGTTGTGGTCGGGTTGTATCGCTGGCGCGTTTCAGGAGAGCGCCTTCCTCGAGGCGTTCGCGGTGGCCGGCTTCCACGGGGTGGAACTGCTCAAGCGCGAGGAACGCCCCTGGCGTACGGTCGACGGCATCGAGTTTCGCGCCGTCACCGTGTCGGCACGGAAGGGGAAGCAGGGGGCGTGCTGGGATCACAATCAGGCGGTGATCTACCGCGGGCCTTGGAGCGAGGTGCGCGATGACGACGGCCACACACTTCGCCGCGGCGTGCCCATGGCCGTGTGCGAAAAGACCTTTGGGCTCTACACCCGCGAGCCCTACGCCGGCGACATCATTCCGGTAGAACCCCGCCGGCCAATCGGCCCGGAGGCGGCGACACCCTTCGACTGCTCCCGCGATGCGATGCGACACCCGCGTGAGACCAAGGGCCTCGATTATCACGCCACTACCCAGCCAGCCGGTGCGTGCTGCAGCGCCACCGGCAACGGTTGCTGA